Proteins encoded within one genomic window of Bombus vancouverensis nearcticus chromosome 4, iyBomVanc1_principal, whole genome shotgun sequence:
- the LOC117166696 gene encoding presequence protease, mitochondrial isoform X2 produces the protein MLKMLSLPQNSYLRQFGLKHYLKYRNFHSKRNVAFSATKYDRNVTESDVNKFKNGQIIHGFIVDEIAKIDEVYLTAVRLTHLGTGAQYLHLARDDSNNVFSVGFRTTPKDSTGLPHILEHTTLCGSERYPCRDPFFKMLRRSLATFMNAMTGPDYTIYPFSTQNLKDYRNLQSVYLDSVFKPNLRELDFKQEGWRLEHADVNDKNSPITFKGVVFNEMKGVFNENQTILAEKLLNLILPNHTYAVISGGDPLVIPTLRYVDLLNFHQIYYHPSNSRFYSYGNFPLEDHLKFINDRYLFLMDKIDTSMSKVPSEKRWNNPKKEHITCRPDPMAPDPSRQGSIAIGYLCNDITDIQKNFEINILSQLLLKGPNSAFFKALVESKLGTAFGPMTGFDSQCKDTMFVVSLLGVKPEDFEKVDKTFNETVQKVVEEGFMEDHVEAVLHSIELQLKHQTSNFGLQLLFSLTPLWNHNGDLIQSMRINKAIRKFREGIKNNPKYLQELVKAYLMDNNHRLTLTMLPYEKYDHEKGAAERELLESKLKQLSKEELDQIYIDGKILLEEQQKEEDVNVLPTLEIKDIKEDVERYKLEDMKVVGVPLQVATEPTNGVCYYRGILGTQDLAQELKPLLPLFNNIISKMGTKNYDYRNFDQMIRLKTGGLNFMNHIVEHKNSLLQYEEGVLIESYCLDRNVNDMWKLWLELFNNVQLSDIERFTTLVKINAADLINGIADLGHTYVMSSAASLVSPVTKFKETLSGLQYVSNMKKITQMSDLNPVLSQMQEISDYILNKQHLRSAINLCTNNKDMILESISEFYSSLKGTPQNTYTFTHGQNIEMEDSAIHYVLPYAVNYAAKAILTVPYTNPDFASLRVLSKLITSLYLHPEIREKGGAYGGGAILSSDGIFTFYSYRDPNSTRTLDLFDKAYEFLLKYPLSQSDIDEAKLGIFQHLDAPVSPSNRGMIKFRYNVTDDDIQEQRKRLKAVTKDQLMHVGTKYLQPDQKHIRVGRALIGPVNHDLLNRHSENWKVQNQEEEIRARAVE, from the coding sequence ATGTTGAAGATGTTGAGTTTGCCACAAAATTCTTATTTACGTCAATTTGGATTGAAACACTATTTGAAATATCGCAATTTCCATTCAAAAAGAAATGTAGCATTTAGTGCTACAAAATACGATAGAAATGTAACAGAAAGTGatgttaataaatttaaaaatggaCAAATTATTCATGGTTTTATAGTAGATGAAATTGCAAAAATAGATGAAGTATATCTAACTGCAGTGAGATTAACTCATTTGGGAACAGGGGCACAGTATTTACATTTAGCCAGAGATGACAGTAATAATGTATTTTCAGTTGGATTTCGTACAACTCCAAAAGATTCTACAGGTTTACCTCATATCCTAGAACATACTACTCTCTGTGGTAGTGAAAGATATCCATGTAGAGACCCATTTTTTAAAATGTTACGGAGATCGTTGGCTACATTTATGAATGCTATGACAGGACCtgattataccatatatccatTTTCTACACAAAACTTGAAAGATTATCGAAATTTACAGTCAGTGTATTTGGATTCTGTATTTAAACCAAATTTAAGAGAACTTGATTTTAAACAGGAAGGATGGAGATTAGAACATGCAGATGTTAATGACAAAAATTCCCCTATTACTTTTAAAGGCGTAGTTTTTAATGAGATGAAAGGTGTCTTCAATGAAAATCAAACAATATTAGCTGAAAAATTACTAAATCTTATTTTACCTAATCATACATATGCAGTAATTTCTGGTGGAGATCCTCTTGTTATTCCTACTTTAAGATATGTTGATCTACTCAATTTCcatcaaatttattatcatCCTTCTAACTCTCGATTCTATTCCTATGGCAATTTTCCTTTAGAagatcatttaaaatttatcaatgATCGATACCTCTTTCTAATGGATAAGATAGATACATCTATGTCCAAAGTTCCTTCAGAAAAACGGTGGAACAATCCAAAGAAAGAACATATTACATGTAGGCCAGATCCAATGGCACCAGATCCTAGTCGACAAGGTAGCATAGCTATTGGTTATTTGTGCAATGATATCACTGAtatacaaaagaattttgaaataaacattttatCTCAACTATTATTAAAAGGTCCAAATTCAGCATTTTTTAAAGCCTTAGTAGAATCAAAACTGGGAACTGCTTTTGGCCCAATGACAGGTTTTGATTCCCAATGTAAAGATACCATGTTTGTTGTCAGTTTGCTTGGTGTTAAACCAGAAGATTTTGAAAAAGTAGATAAgacttttaatgaaactgtacAGAAAGTTGTTGAAGAAGGTTTTATGGAAGATCATGTTGAGGCTGTCCTACATAGTATTGAGCTTCAACTAAAACATCAAACTTCCAATTTTGGATTGCAATTACTTTTTAGCTTAACACCATTATGGAATCACAATGGCGATCTTATACAATCAATGAGAATCAATAAAGCAATTAGGAAATTTAGAGAAGGAATAAAGAACAATCCTAAATATCTTCAAGAATTAGTGAAAGCATATCTAATGGATAATAATCATAGATTGACATTAACAATGCTGCCATATGAGAAATATGATCATGAAAAAGGAGCTGCTGAACGTGAATTGTTAGAATCTAAATTAAAACAACTTTCCAAAGAAGAATTAGATCAAATTTATATAGATGGAAAAATTCTTCTTGAAGAACAACAGAAAGAAGAAGATGTGAATGTCCTTCCTACTttagaaataaaagatataaaagaagATGTAGAACGATATAAATTGGAGGATATGAAGGTAGTTGGTGTTCCTTTACAAGTTGCTACTGAACCAACAAATGGTGTTTGCTATTATCGAGGAATTCTTGGTACACAAGATTTAGCACAGGAATTAAAACCATTGTTGCCActtttcaataatattatttcaaaaatgGGTACAAAAAATTATGATTATAGAAATTTTGATCAAATGATACGATTGAAGACTGGAGGTTTAAATTTTATGAATCACATTGTAGAACATAAAAATAGCTTATTGCAATATGAAGAAGGAGTATTAATAGAATCTTATTGTCTAGATCGTAATGTAAATGATATGTGGAAATTATGGTTAGAATTGTTCAATAATGTCCAATTATCTGATATTGAGAGATTTACAACATTAGTTAAAATTAATGCTGCAGATTTGATTAACGGTATTGCGGATTTAGGGCACACTTATGTAATGAGTAGTGCAGCCAGTTTGGTCTCACCAGTCACTAAATTCAAGGAAACTCTATCAGGATTACAATATGTCTCAAACATGAAAAAAATAACACAAATGTCAGATTTAAACCCTGTTTTAAGTCAAATGCAAGAAATATctgattatattttaaataaacaacaTCTGAGATCAGCAATAAATTTATGTACAAATAACAAAGACATGATATTAGAAAGTATCAGTGAATTTTATAGTTCATTGAAAGGTACACCACAAAACACATATACTTTTACACATGGCCAAAATATTGAAATGGAAGATAGCGCTATCCATTATGTATTACCATATGCTGTAAATTATGCAGCTAAAGCAATTCTTACTGTACCATATACAAATCCTGACTTCGCATCATTACGAGTACTTTCTAAATTGATCACATCACTTTACTTACATCCAGAAATTCGTGAAAAAGGTGGAGCTTATGGAGGTGGTGCTATATTGTCATCAGATGGAATATTCacattttattcttatagagatcCTAATTCTACTCGTACTTTAGACTTATTTGACAAAGCTTATGAATTCTTATTGAAGTATCCATTATCCCAAAGTGATATTGATGAAGCAAAATTAGGAATATTTCAACATCTTGATGCGCCAGTTTCCCCAAGTAATCGTGGAATGATTAAATTTAGATACAACGTAACGGATGATGATATTcaagaacaaagaaaaagattgaAAGCTGTAACTAAAGACCAACTTATGCACGTTGGTACTAAATATTTACAACCTGATCAGAAACATATTAGAGTAGGACGTGCGTTGATTGGACCAGTTAATCACGATTTATTAAATAGGCATTCAGAAAATTGGAAGGTTCAAAATCAAGAAGAAGAAATTCGAGCAAGAGCAGTCGAATGA
- the LOC117166696 gene encoding presequence protease, mitochondrial isoform X1 → MYVIRANRLKCYRIMLKMLSLPQNSYLRQFGLKHYLKYRNFHSKRNVAFSATKYDRNVTESDVNKFKNGQIIHGFIVDEIAKIDEVYLTAVRLTHLGTGAQYLHLARDDSNNVFSVGFRTTPKDSTGLPHILEHTTLCGSERYPCRDPFFKMLRRSLATFMNAMTGPDYTIYPFSTQNLKDYRNLQSVYLDSVFKPNLRELDFKQEGWRLEHADVNDKNSPITFKGVVFNEMKGVFNENQTILAEKLLNLILPNHTYAVISGGDPLVIPTLRYVDLLNFHQIYYHPSNSRFYSYGNFPLEDHLKFINDRYLFLMDKIDTSMSKVPSEKRWNNPKKEHITCRPDPMAPDPSRQGSIAIGYLCNDITDIQKNFEINILSQLLLKGPNSAFFKALVESKLGTAFGPMTGFDSQCKDTMFVVSLLGVKPEDFEKVDKTFNETVQKVVEEGFMEDHVEAVLHSIELQLKHQTSNFGLQLLFSLTPLWNHNGDLIQSMRINKAIRKFREGIKNNPKYLQELVKAYLMDNNHRLTLTMLPYEKYDHEKGAAERELLESKLKQLSKEELDQIYIDGKILLEEQQKEEDVNVLPTLEIKDIKEDVERYKLEDMKVVGVPLQVATEPTNGVCYYRGILGTQDLAQELKPLLPLFNNIISKMGTKNYDYRNFDQMIRLKTGGLNFMNHIVEHKNSLLQYEEGVLIESYCLDRNVNDMWKLWLELFNNVQLSDIERFTTLVKINAADLINGIADLGHTYVMSSAASLVSPVTKFKETLSGLQYVSNMKKITQMSDLNPVLSQMQEISDYILNKQHLRSAINLCTNNKDMILESISEFYSSLKGTPQNTYTFTHGQNIEMEDSAIHYVLPYAVNYAAKAILTVPYTNPDFASLRVLSKLITSLYLHPEIREKGGAYGGGAILSSDGIFTFYSYRDPNSTRTLDLFDKAYEFLLKYPLSQSDIDEAKLGIFQHLDAPVSPSNRGMIKFRYNVTDDDIQEQRKRLKAVTKDQLMHVGTKYLQPDQKHIRVGRALIGPVNHDLLNRHSENWKVQNQEEEIRARAVE, encoded by the exons ATGTACGTTATAAGAGCTAATAG ATTGAAGTGCTACAGAATCATGTTGAAGATGTTGAGTTTGCCACAAAATTCTTATTTACGTCAATTTGGATTGAAACACTATTTGAAATATCGCAATTTCCATTCAAAAAGAAATGTAGCATTTAGTGCTACAAAATACGATAGAAATGTAACAGAAAGTGatgttaataaatttaaaaatggaCAAATTATTCATGGTTTTATAGTAGATGAAATTGCAAAAATAGATGAAGTATATCTAACTGCAGTGAGATTAACTCATTTGGGAACAGGGGCACAGTATTTACATTTAGCCAGAGATGACAGTAATAATGTATTTTCAGTTGGATTTCGTACAACTCCAAAAGATTCTACAGGTTTACCTCATATCCTAGAACATACTACTCTCTGTGGTAGTGAAAGATATCCATGTAGAGACCCATTTTTTAAAATGTTACGGAGATCGTTGGCTACATTTATGAATGCTATGACAGGACCtgattataccatatatccatTTTCTACACAAAACTTGAAAGATTATCGAAATTTACAGTCAGTGTATTTGGATTCTGTATTTAAACCAAATTTAAGAGAACTTGATTTTAAACAGGAAGGATGGAGATTAGAACATGCAGATGTTAATGACAAAAATTCCCCTATTACTTTTAAAGGCGTAGTTTTTAATGAGATGAAAGGTGTCTTCAATGAAAATCAAACAATATTAGCTGAAAAATTACTAAATCTTATTTTACCTAATCATACATATGCAGTAATTTCTGGTGGAGATCCTCTTGTTATTCCTACTTTAAGATATGTTGATCTACTCAATTTCcatcaaatttattatcatCCTTCTAACTCTCGATTCTATTCCTATGGCAATTTTCCTTTAGAagatcatttaaaatttatcaatgATCGATACCTCTTTCTAATGGATAAGATAGATACATCTATGTCCAAAGTTCCTTCAGAAAAACGGTGGAACAATCCAAAGAAAGAACATATTACATGTAGGCCAGATCCAATGGCACCAGATCCTAGTCGACAAGGTAGCATAGCTATTGGTTATTTGTGCAATGATATCACTGAtatacaaaagaattttgaaataaacattttatCTCAACTATTATTAAAAGGTCCAAATTCAGCATTTTTTAAAGCCTTAGTAGAATCAAAACTGGGAACTGCTTTTGGCCCAATGACAGGTTTTGATTCCCAATGTAAAGATACCATGTTTGTTGTCAGTTTGCTTGGTGTTAAACCAGAAGATTTTGAAAAAGTAGATAAgacttttaatgaaactgtacAGAAAGTTGTTGAAGAAGGTTTTATGGAAGATCATGTTGAGGCTGTCCTACATAGTATTGAGCTTCAACTAAAACATCAAACTTCCAATTTTGGATTGCAATTACTTTTTAGCTTAACACCATTATGGAATCACAATGGCGATCTTATACAATCAATGAGAATCAATAAAGCAATTAGGAAATTTAGAGAAGGAATAAAGAACAATCCTAAATATCTTCAAGAATTAGTGAAAGCATATCTAATGGATAATAATCATAGATTGACATTAACAATGCTGCCATATGAGAAATATGATCATGAAAAAGGAGCTGCTGAACGTGAATTGTTAGAATCTAAATTAAAACAACTTTCCAAAGAAGAATTAGATCAAATTTATATAGATGGAAAAATTCTTCTTGAAGAACAACAGAAAGAAGAAGATGTGAATGTCCTTCCTACTttagaaataaaagatataaaagaagATGTAGAACGATATAAATTGGAGGATATGAAGGTAGTTGGTGTTCCTTTACAAGTTGCTACTGAACCAACAAATGGTGTTTGCTATTATCGAGGAATTCTTGGTACACAAGATTTAGCACAGGAATTAAAACCATTGTTGCCActtttcaataatattatttcaaaaatgGGTACAAAAAATTATGATTATAGAAATTTTGATCAAATGATACGATTGAAGACTGGAGGTTTAAATTTTATGAATCACATTGTAGAACATAAAAATAGCTTATTGCAATATGAAGAAGGAGTATTAATAGAATCTTATTGTCTAGATCGTAATGTAAATGATATGTGGAAATTATGGTTAGAATTGTTCAATAATGTCCAATTATCTGATATTGAGAGATTTACAACATTAGTTAAAATTAATGCTGCAGATTTGATTAACGGTATTGCGGATTTAGGGCACACTTATGTAATGAGTAGTGCAGCCAGTTTGGTCTCACCAGTCACTAAATTCAAGGAAACTCTATCAGGATTACAATATGTCTCAAACATGAAAAAAATAACACAAATGTCAGATTTAAACCCTGTTTTAAGTCAAATGCAAGAAATATctgattatattttaaataaacaacaTCTGAGATCAGCAATAAATTTATGTACAAATAACAAAGACATGATATTAGAAAGTATCAGTGAATTTTATAGTTCATTGAAAGGTACACCACAAAACACATATACTTTTACACATGGCCAAAATATTGAAATGGAAGATAGCGCTATCCATTATGTATTACCATATGCTGTAAATTATGCAGCTAAAGCAATTCTTACTGTACCATATACAAATCCTGACTTCGCATCATTACGAGTACTTTCTAAATTGATCACATCACTTTACTTACATCCAGAAATTCGTGAAAAAGGTGGAGCTTATGGAGGTGGTGCTATATTGTCATCAGATGGAATATTCacattttattcttatagagatcCTAATTCTACTCGTACTTTAGACTTATTTGACAAAGCTTATGAATTCTTATTGAAGTATCCATTATCCCAAAGTGATATTGATGAAGCAAAATTAGGAATATTTCAACATCTTGATGCGCCAGTTTCCCCAAGTAATCGTGGAATGATTAAATTTAGATACAACGTAACGGATGATGATATTcaagaacaaagaaaaagattgaAAGCTGTAACTAAAGACCAACTTATGCACGTTGGTACTAAATATTTACAACCTGATCAGAAACATATTAGAGTAGGACGTGCGTTGATTGGACCAGTTAATCACGATTTATTAAATAGGCATTCAGAAAATTGGAAGGTTCAAAATCAAGAAGAAGAAATTCGAGCAAGAGCAGTCGAATGA